One genomic region from Henningerozyma blattae CBS 6284 chromosome 2, complete genome encodes:
- the EXP1 gene encoding Exp1p (similar to Saccharomyces cerevisiae YDL121C; ancestral locus Anc_2.308) has translation MNFLAFFVIISIAILFIIILPLVSGVGNLTISRTPKNVLSNDKNKRPVKFKIKTSKEESEESTESGTSGSYSSSTKFKVDSKTGLKNRVLGEFDKNGINDPNVYDFDIDDLINEDKEEEEQLMKRNLNKYKGKEEHEINEHLV, from the coding sequence atgaattttttagcTTTCTTCGTTATCATTTCAATTGCCATCttattcatcatcatattACCTTTAGTCTCAGGTGTTGGTAATCTAACCATTTCAAGAACTCCTAAAAACGTCCTCTCTAATGATAAGAATAAAAGACCTGTTAAATTTAAGATCAAAACTTCAAAAGAAGAATCAGAAGAATCAACAGAATCAGGAACTTCTGGTTCATACTCATCTTCCACCAAGTTTAAAGTAGATTCTAAAACAGGTCTAAAGAATAGAGTGCTGGGCGAATTCGATAAAAACGGAATTAATGATCCAAATGTTTATGATTTCGATATCGATGACTTGATTAACgaagataaagaagaagaagaacaattgatgaaaagaaatttaaacaaatacAAGGGCAAAGAAGAAcatgaaattaatgaacATTTAGTTTAA